The Anguilla anguilla isolate fAngAng1 chromosome 2, fAngAng1.pri, whole genome shotgun sequence genome contains the following window.
tttatctggtgaaactttttttgtcagtgttgaACTATGGGATTACTAAAACTGAGGGAAGCAggttaaataatgaaaaatttgCTTGAAATCAGTAAAATGCAGTGGTCTTTACATaaagaatgaaataataatCCTCTTGGAAGGAATTGTGTAGAACAATGCAGTGAAATAATATCACATACAATCTTCAATAAATCAATATGTCACAGCTAGACTGACTGAAAAAAGCATTGCTCCTCATGATCATTCAGcttaaaaattcatttatagCACCCCACTCCTCATATAGAATGTACTGCGTTAATATGAAATGATTGGAGATGAATGAGTGATTGGGCCCTTCACATGTGAACAAGATGCACTTAACAACTGGTATGGTTTGACTGAGGCTTTGAACTGTCACAGTAAGCCCCTAGCTGAATAAGCACTTTATCCTTGCAAGTTGCTCTTGTATCAGCTAAGTAAATCAATAGTAATTCTAATATTGATCACAGTGATCTTTAACACCCACTTAGTAGATGGACTGCCAAAGGGTTTAAAAGAGTGGTAGGTACAGTATATTGCTCATTTGCTGTActtggctctgacagacagtctTTGACTCATCCTTCTGGGAAACCCAGTACTATCTTCGTGGTCAGTGGCCTAGTCCACCGTGATACCTCCAATTTCTCATCTCTCAAGGCACAAGTGAAAGCCCCTGAAAACCCACACTAAAACATCCCCTTGTCTCACACAATTATGTTAGAAATAatccaagtgtgtgtgtgtgttaaggggTTTTATTTAACGCATGACACAGAGGTGAAGACCGAGGCAAACCCTTTAACACACACCTTGGAGTAGATTATTCTGCTTGTACCGTAGTCATTTGCCAAAGATTAAAATATAAGGAGGGTTTGTCAATATTTTGGAGCAATTTGTCCTGAAAATGTGAACTGTTTGCTGGCACTAATGACTAAAATACTAGGCTAGGTACTGTTTCAGCATGTTGCTATGGTTACATATGTTGGTTAGCTGGCCAGGCAGCGTATGAATTCAGAATGGTGATTATACTTGACCCGAACTGCTTGTGCATTAAATGGTTTTAATTTATGCTTTCCAACCAAAATCGACTATTCGCCCAGACCATGGTGTAAGTAATCTTCATTAGGACTGAAGATAAATCACTATTTTAATGGTGTTGTTGTCCTGTGAAGTGAGTGTCTGTGAGATCATGACAAAGAGGAGGCGACGCAAACCTGCATTACCTTCTTCAGAACTGTCATAAAAGCAAAGTCTCTTCAGAAAATAACGTTATTAGCGATATTATGTGTGAcattccctcttttttctttttatgagactgaacgggaaaaaaaatattgtatattacattttggtGAGAAGACCACATGGACGTGGCTAAGAAGGGCTTTTGAGATTGAGCTCACCAAAATTCCTGGATTGTCCCATATTGGCATCCTCACACGCTATCCCTTCCTTTAACTTTTCTAAAAGTATCCACCaggatttaattaattttatcaaTGAGAGCAGCAGTACTTTCTGTTCCTAGCACCCTAAACACTATGCTATACCATTGGAACAATAATGAGGCCTGAATATATTGTAGGTCTGCTAGTTTTGATGCAGAGGGAACAGCGTGACTGTGCCTTTTCAGGAACAATGCAGGCCATCCCAAGGATAACCATTTCATGAGACACCTGTGGCGAGCAAAGAAAAGCATGAGCTCCAGCAATGAGAGATGGCAGAAAGAAGTGTCTAATGGGATACAGGCAGGCTTTGTTCAGAGCATAAATCTGTGTACGGTGTGCGCGGACACATCCCATTTCGCCATCAGAGCTATGTTCTCCCTGGGCTCCCGGTGACCTCAGCTGCTCAGCTCGCCAGATTGTGAGATTATTCCAGAATGTGAGAGTCCAGGTACGGCACTTCTCACCCTCTCAAAGCTGTCTCCATGGGGTCTTGTGACACGTCACCCACCCCTACATGGCCCTGGAGGTAATTGGCCCTGGTACCTCTACTGGCTAGATTGTATGCTGCTGCTGGTTCATTACGGTCCTGTCCTTTCTGCTGAATTGTGTTCTCCCGATCTGCTTGGGAACATATGCATAAAAGTGATATGCATATGTTCTTGGCTCATACAATAGTTACAGCTGGTTGAGTTGACAGGCAGTAACAATGACATAGTTTTCAGTCCTGTGCTATTTGTGTGGTTTGGCATGCGCATAGGTGCTCATATTTGATTCTTCTCTCAAATATGAGAAAAAAGTGGATTTGCCAGCTTTTTATCATTTCCATAGTCATTGTCAGCCAGTGTCATCTAACCACAAAGGATCAGAGATAGTCACATCTATCGTACAGACTGGTCACAAGTATTTACTAATTTCTAAGTTATTAGAGGTATAATTTGCCTTAATAGACTAAGCAAAACCAATCCAAGGAAGCAATGTTCTTAATATGTAAAACTTGCCAAAATGCGATGGACTGTTTCCATTGTAAATGTCCCTTGATTGTCTTTAGGAAGATAGCTAGTTTATTACCATGTTTTCAGACAGTAGTGCATACCTTCCTCTCCATTAAATGGGACATCTTGTCTTCAGCAGGCTCTTGAATCTGTGTGAACCGAAGCAGACACTGGGCACATGTGGCCTCTCATAACTCCTTGGCCGTTTTGTTCTGTCCTCAGGCTTGCTCTGAAGCAGGGAAGATCATCACAAATAAGGACTTCTGGGCCCTATCTCTGAAAAGAGGGTTTGATGAGCAATTTTAACATTGAGGCATCCTCTCGCTGGATACCATACAGTCATCCCTGGTTCTACATCAGGTCCATGTCTGGGGTTAGCATTGTCACACcacaacaaaaaacctgcaagtgcaaaaaaaaaaaaaattagatacACATTGTTTCCTCCTCAGTTTATTGTCAGTTTTCTAGTGGAGCAATATTACcagcaaatacaaatacacagcaCATAAGATTTCTAGTCCAATCCACAGAGAGTAAACACATGCTTATTGCATGGATATGAAGATTTTTATTTGCCGACACCAGTGAGATCAGTGCAGTGCCATTTCTATTTCCTCGTGTCAACAACACCTGGAGTAGGGTTCCTCCAGTGCGTTTTTTAGTATACAAATACAGTGTCTTGCGAAAATATTCATTCCCCTTGAACTTTTTCACATTGTGTTCTGTTACACCTTAaacttttaatgcatttaaacatttccCCCCCTTCACCAACACAATACATTTAATGAATTAGGATGCAAAGAATAATAgcattttcttcaaaaatgaaagacacattttttagtACCAAAAATATCCACCAGCAAAAATGCATCTGCTATATTATTTCGATTTTGTAAATGATGCTCCAAGGAATGTTCAAAAACAtggttgattttttaaataaccttcTCCAGGTTTTTGTCTCCTAACAACCTCATCTCCACAGGCATCTGATCTGCCGTTTCAGATGAGACATCACAAAGTAGGTGATACTTATTCTGCAATCATGCAGTTGAGTACAGGTGGATTTGAAATTAGCATATGTTGACCTTTTTATAATATTTAGCGTGAtctcaagaaaataaatacacctGGCCCAATTTGAAGTTGTGAATACAAAGGTGGGAAAACACATAAATTATGTCCCTttgaggtgtttttttaaatatataattctcAAGACATCAAAATACCCTATGTCATTTTTGACAGTAGAGAGTTGCACATGTAGGACAgaaattccatttaaattttaattgatttgCCACACAGGAAAATTTGAAATAGTCAATGGGATGTGAAACGTTTCGCAAGGCACTGTACATACAAGGGCACCCCCAAATTCATTCTGCTTCTCTACTGCTTTCTTTGCAATGCTGGGAGGTCATCTAGAGCTCACTTAAGCATGTCGAAGTACAGTACAGTGGATGAAGAGAGATCTGAGGCCTGAACTGAGCCAGAACTTAAACCAGACAAGACCTGACTCACTAAGCGTGTGGCTCCACAGGGCAGCGTGGCCTCCCGCAAGCCCCTTCAATGCaacataaattattcattaaagTTAAACAGCTTGTTTCTTGTGAAATTACCTTTTTTCACCCCAACGTCCAATGGAATAATTAGTCAAAGGGCAGCAATTCTCCAGTTTTAATCACCTAATAAAACAAGAAATCGCCCACCATGAGCACATTATGTCTGTCtctgggaaaaaagaaaaaaaaaaagctgtgaacACTTCTCAAAAGATGCAAAGAACTTGAGCCTTTAATTAAGAATTGATGTCATACCAGGGGAGAAGATTTCAATTAAAGGCCAGAGGAAACGCAGCAGTTTCTGAGCTTGTCAGCTTATGATTATCAATGTGGTCCAGTTTAGTTTAATATCCATGCACATGTTTGTACAAATAATTACTTGCTTTATATGAATTGTTATAACAAGCTCCTGTAATTCAATTAGGTGTGTCATTTAGGTGCTATCATTGTAAGGTCaatgtgaaaaatcattttaaaagaacaataatttaatttggggTGCTGAACACCTGTGATCTCTATACATTTACAGTCAGTTTGCTGTGCTTTGTTGCATTGGCATGAATGTAGCACATTCAACTTCCTGTTAACTGCttctgctgctcttcctgccTCTTAGACACCCTGAGACTGTTCacactgaaatgcaaatgagttACGGCAAGCAGAAAGAGTCTTGGAAACCCCTCTCTGACTTGACTGTGAAAGTGTATATGACACAACCCATCACAGGCTTGTGCCTGAGCTAATGGCGTGAGCCAACAGCACCACCATGATCAAAAGGAACATACACGTTTGAACGCTGTGCAGTCTCACCCTAACACATTTTAGATTTACCCTCAGCCATTATACTAAAGTATCATTAcactaaaaaatatttatctgtttaGTAGGGGACATTATCCACAGCAACATTCAACAAGACTATCAGTCAATATTTCCAGCTAATGTTATTTACCTTTAGGCACAAATCACACTTGTTGTATTGACCCAGGAATACCCCATTAAAGCATCAAAACACGTTTCATAATTACTAGTCGTCTTGCTGTTGTGTCTGCCCACATTGTGCGGTTGTTCAATACTTCGCTGCAAGCTGCACATCATTACATGGTGCTTTTCTCCGCTCCCGGATCAGTGGTAAAGCGCACGAATAACATTCTGCTTTTCCCTGACCAGCTCCCTTTAAGCACTCTGGCTCACAGGGTGCAGGAAGGGATTGttgcaaaacaaaatagcaTGGTTGAATCGACTAAGGCAGAGAAGTTAAAAAACCTCTCTGTTGTACGATGTTGTCATCTTTCACAAAGCACATAAAAggaactgatttttatttttttaacgcaGCACCATATTTTAACATCTAAGAAgtaaataatttctgaaaatgtaggGTCACAAAAGCCCATCTTGGCTGTCTATATTCCAAAATTAGAAGACAGGCATTCCAGGtatgctgtactgtgctgagGTAGAGAAGCATCCTACAGAGCATACTATTGCAAGGCATCTTTGCAGACAAAGGAATTAGCTGTATCCAGTAGAGATAACTGTGCACTTGTTATCGCAGTCCTGATGTATGGCATTCTATGGCCCAAAATTGATATAtctgtacatattttaaatcaatAGGCCTCTTTATTCCTTTGTTCTTAATTACTGCACTGCTGATGCCAGTAGCGAAGAGAAGCCCGTTAACAAATCAGCACCATCAAATCAATTCCCATTTCCCACACACTTGAATAAAGACAAGACTGAGCTGGGTGAGAAATGTTTATGTAAGTCTCACTGTCTGGTAGGATCTAACAACTCCTTGCTTTGTCTGATTGGGGTGTTTtaacagaaattaattaaatgcaagttTTGGTCATCATACTCCTATATCAGAGTAATAATTATTCCGAACTCAAGTGTAGATGTACAGTACAGATACGTAGAGTATTTCATCCACAAATAGCGTAGTTCAGGTCTGTGAGGGTATTCATTGTGCCAGTCATATGTAAacagtttgtatgtttgtttgaatgtgtgcATTTCTATGGAGAAcagcatgtgtatatatataaatttacaGTTGTTTACAGTTTATCCTATGCCTACAGTGTATGCATGCCTATATGGAGAATAATACACTAGTGGCCTGTAGTGGTTTCTTGATAGCAGCTTATTgtgaactgtatttttttcattttaattttatcttgAAATTCAACAAGGCCAAGGGTAAACAACTTCAAATGTATAGTTATCAGTTCACAATTTATTCAATATGAATTATATAAATTGTGAACTAATCACTATacatatgaaaaagtaataataGTGAATTTTCGTCTAATTCAGAACTTCACTATCATTACCTTTCTCCCTTCtaccaaagaaaagaaaatagataTGGGGTCAGTGTAAACTTTCACATATAAACtaattttctctccctctctgtctcccttcctACTCCCTTATATGGCATTATCCCAGCTCGCTCTTGGACAGGAAGAACCCTCCTTGGGACACAAGGTCCCCTCCAGTGAGCAGGCTAAGACAGTCGGTGTCCTGAGAGGGCAGAGCCTCTCACCCCTGGGCCGCTGGATGCTGCATACCAAGAGCCGGGCGGCCAACACCACAGCACTGGAGCTGCCCTACCGATCCCCGGTGCCCTTCTCCAAGCAGGAGTTCTGGGAGATGCTGGGCAGCGACCTGCGGCCAGACGCCAGCCCCTTGAGGGTCAAGCGACGCCCCATCGTCAAGACGGGCAAGTTCAAGAAGATGTTTGGCTGGGGGGACTTCTACTCCAACATCAAGACAGTGCGGCTCAACCTGCTGATCACGGGCAAGATAGTGGACCATGGCAATGGCACCTTCAGTGTGTACTTCCGCCACAACTCCACCGGTCAAGGCAACATCTCTGTCAGCCTGGTGCCGCCCGTCAAGGCCGTGGAGTTTGACCTGGAGAGGCAGAGCGTGGTCTACCCCAAGGACTCCAAGATCTTCAACTGTCGGGTGGACTACGAGAAGGTGGACCGCAACAAGAAGACCTCACTCTGCAACTACGACCCGTCCAAGACCTGCTTCCAGGAGCAGACTCAGAGCCACGTCTCCTGGATCTGCTCCAAGCCCTTCAAGGTCATCTGCATCTATATCTCCTTCTACAGCACGGACTACCGCCTGGTCCAGAAGGTCTGCCCTGACTACAACTACCATAATGAGATGCCCTACCTGCCCTCAGGGTAGAGGTGTGTGCAGAGGCAGTGGGGGCATATGGAGAGGCACAGTCATAGCACTGAGTAGAAGGGGATTCACTGAAGGGCTTTTGGGAGTTATACAGTCACGATTCACAAAACATCAACTCGCAGGAAGTTCCTGTTCTGATGTGCCCAAGGCtattcagttattaattcatcatgtattgtttttatgaatgtatttttatgcatttgttaaaatatgtaGCACATAGATAGCCCCTCTCGCCGTACACCTTTCAGGCATTATTTGTCACCATTCTTTAATGATCTTCCTGcattaagcccctccccccgtccaTAGAGCGTGCCCAAGATACCTTGAAATGAAGTGACAAGGGGCCTACACAGAGTTCTGACCTTCCTACTGCTGCGCATCAAAGTCGAGCCAGAATAACATCACTTTGTGCTTCAGCACAAATCAGGCCAGCTGAAGGATGAAACCTTTGTTTATTCCTGCAAAATGgaaatctgacatttttatcacacacattccaaaaaacgaAGTTTGTGCACATCCACAATATTGGGAATATAAATAGAGCACTTCAAACTGGCTTATTCAGAGAGCTGAGAATGGGAGGACTTATGAGCTATTGAacaatagctgttctaatttatTCTGTCCTGCCCCTCAATATACCATGAGAATTCTGAAAGGTATTCGAATTAAAACGGGGAAGAAAAACGAGATGTGGAATTTAATTAAGTGGCGCTCTCACTCTATTGTTCTCCCCGTTTTACAAGATATTGCGATAGCCATCCTGGTTTctattaagaaaaataaaactttgttgTAATCATTTAGACCTGCTGATGTGAATCATCTCCTACCTTCGCCCGTGTGAAGATATTCTCCCCCTGAAAATTACAATGTGTCGTCACTAGTTTGATGTGTACCAGGTACAGTAATTTGCAAATAATGTATAACTGGTGCTTTATTTTGATCCTGTGTATTTGAGTCTTCTGCAGAATGGTAATATGtatacaaatcaaaaatttaaatatttatattttcacaatgACTATAGAAATGACAGTTTGCTGGAAATATAAAGTGTATGCCATAACTATGCACTGGATATCATCACTCATGTTCTCCCTCTTAAGAGTACAGTTTGCAAACAGGCTAGAGCTCCAACTGCAACTTGCAACTAGTGCTGTCACAATCACCTCATAACCGTCATACGCCATTGTTCAAAGCCACACATTTTCATCACCATGatgatgtattttttaaatgttacaccatttttcagttatgttttatgtaaatattgccTATGAAAAATAGTCAGGTGtgtattttcaatttcaattttcaattataTAATGAAGAACCACTAAAATGCAGCCTGCTTCCATCTCCTAAAATAGACTTCCTGTTCTGGGTATGCCTCTCACTCTTCTTGACAGCAGTTGTAGCCAATTGGTTGGCACTAgggagtgtgtgacagagttCTGAATGGAGCTCTGAATGCTAGCCAGTGGCTTTGAACCAGaagtcatttattcatatttctaaTGGTGGTACAAAGACAGCTAATGTCGATTTCAAAAATGCCAGACAATAAAGATTCAGTGAATCTTTTCACTTTATCATTCAATTATAACACTCAGCTTCTTTTCATCTTGTTTAGATGTTGTGAAAACTGTGAAAATCTTTCCATTGTTGGAAAAACAAGTGAGGAAGTACATGTGCATTTGCACAAGGAGCACTCCATCAGAGTGGGTGTTCAGTAGAGCTGGAAACGTTCTCACCCTTGTTTGGTGTTTCCAGAAACCCGACAAAGTGCTTGAATTCCTCGCACAGAACCTCAAGGACAACACCTGAAACAGGGTGCTAATAGGCAGCAGCCCACAATGTGCTAGCAACACTCTAATGTTTAGACTCATAGGcctactttttttgtttagttttttttcaaatatagttattttaattcatttatttaacaaaaaagtgttttgtttttttttttaattcaatgaaaGGCAAAAAACAGTGAAAGTATATGGTGAAGAAATCACCCAATGAATAACATAAAGGCTGATGATAACAGTTTTAAATGTCTTGTCACTATGGCACCAAGAAGACAGAGAGTAGGAACACCACCTACTGGTTCTACATGTAATTGCATAGAAAGTTATTACAAGAAAGCTGTGTTTGGAACAGGCTGCAACATTAATTACTGAGTAAttactttttctctctctcttttggtaAAACCATTCACCATGGTGATTTGgcttatttcatttcatgtgaCAACCCTACTTGCACCTATATATTGTACAGTACAAGTGAGTGGGATAGCAGATACCTCAGTAAAACTAGTAACACAACCATCTTATCTTTAAGTCAGTACTGGCTGTGACCGCTTCCCCCTTCACACATTTACTGATTTGGTACATGACTCTTTAAAACATCGAGAATGGTGATATTAAGTGGGAACTACTTTAGAACAGTTTTGCATAGCGGGTGCCAAGTTAGCCgatgaatgtaaaaaaagaatgaggTAAAAGCTACATAGAATAGGGAAATATGACAGCCAATTGGCTTGAGTCACTCACTTCCTCACAATTCAGGAGCAGTAATGAAGTACCATACACCCAGCTATACCTATGGGCAGGCATTAAAGCCGAGAAGAAGAGTCAGAAGTGTCACTTCTATC
Protein-coding sequences here:
- the LOC118219780 gene encoding neurexophilin-1, translating into MRSNRGFLLLLLNGTTCLLALGQEEPSLGHKVPSSEQAKTVGVLRGQSLSPLGRWMLHTKSRAANTTALELPYRSPVPFSKQEFWEMLGSDLRPDASPLRVKRRPIVKTGKFKKMFGWGDFYSNIKTVRLNLLITGKIVDHGNGTFSVYFRHNSTGQGNISVSLVPPVKAVEFDLERQSVVYPKDSKIFNCRVDYEKVDRNKKTSLCNYDPSKTCFQEQTQSHVSWICSKPFKVICIYISFYSTDYRLVQKVCPDYNYHNEMPYLPSG